The following proteins are encoded in a genomic region of Zea mays cultivar B73 chromosome 9, Zm-B73-REFERENCE-NAM-5.0, whole genome shotgun sequence:
- the LOC100304315 gene encoding Aconitate hydratase 3, mitochondrial-like has product MPPLTSSLLSRSTTGGSSARGVAVAAAISRPAADAAPSSSSPPARPTPRPRPSPASPFASGLAGRLFGGHRAATRSASSAAAVFERRFASAATRNSYDEILTGLGRPGGGEEFGKYYSLPALSDPRIDRLPYSIRILLESAIRNCDDFQVTGKDVEKILDWERSAPKQVEIPFKPARVLLQDFTGVPAVVDLACMRDAMSKLGSDPNKINPLVPVDLVIDHSVQVDVARSANAAQANMELEFYRNKERFGFLKWGSSAFRNMLVVPPGSGIVHQVNLEYLARVVFNNGGILYPDSVVGTDSHTTMIDGLGVAGWGVGGIEAEAAMLGQPMSMVLPGVVGFKLSGKLRNGVTATDLVLTVTQMLRKHGVVGKFVEFYGQGMSELSLADRATIANMSPEYGATMGFFPVDGKTLDYLKLTGRSDDTVAMVESYLRANKMFVDHSQAEAERVYSSYLELNLEEVEPCLSGPKRPHDRVTLKNMKSDWLSCLDSDVGFKGFAVPKESQGKVAEFLFHGTPAKIKHGDVVIAAITSCTNTSNPNVMLGAALVAKKACELGLEVKPWIKTSLAPGSGVVKQYLDKSGLQKYLDQLGFNIVGYGCTTCIGNSGELDESVSAAITENDIVSAAVLSGNRNFEGRVHPLTRANYLASPPLVVAYALAGTVNIDFEKEPIGISKDGKEVYFRDVWPSTEEIAEVVKSSVLPDMFKSTYESITQGNPMWNELPVSTSTLYPWDPSSTYIHEPPYFKDMTMTPPGPRPVKDAYCLLNFGDSITTDHISPAGNIHPDSAAATYLKERGVERKDFNSYGSRRGNDEIMARGTFANIRLVNKFLKGEVGPKTIHVPSGDKLSVFDAAMKYKNEGHDTIILAGAEYGSGSSRDWAAKGPMLQGVKAVIAKSFERIHRSNLAGMGIIPLCFKAGEDADTLGLTGHERYTVHLPTNVSEIKPGQDVTVTTDNGKSFTCTLRFDTEVELAYYDHGGILPYVIRKIAEQ; this is encoded by the exons ATGCCTCCCCTCACGAGCTCCCTCCTCTCCCGCTCCACCACCGGCGGCTCCTCCGCCCGCGGCGTGGCGGTGGCCGCAGCGATCTCCAGGCCCGCCGCGGACGCCGCCCCTTCCTCCTCGTCCCCGCCTGCCCGTCCGACCCCGAGGCCGCGCCCAAGCCCGGCGTCGCCCTTCGCGTCCGGCCTCGCGGGCCGCCTCTTCGGCGGCCACCGCGCCGCCACCCGCTCCGCGTCGTCTGCGGCCGCCGTCTTCGAGCGCCGGTTTGCCTCAGCCG CGACCAGGAACTCGTACGATGAAATACTGACGGGCCTCGGGAGGCCAGGAGGCGGAGAGGAGTTTGGCAAGTACTACAGCCTGCCTGCTCTCTCCGATCCGCGGATTG ATCGGCTCCCATATTCTATCAGGATTCTTCTCGAGTCGGCGATCAGGAACTGCGATGATTTCCAGGTCACCGGGAAGGATGTTGAGAAGATCTTGGACTGGGAGAGAAGTGCACCGAAGCAAGTTGAAATCCCGTTCAAGCCCGCCCGTGTCCTCCTCCAG GATTTTACTGGTGTCCCGGCTGTTGTCGACCTTGCGTGCATGAGGGATGCTATGAGCAAACTCGGCAGCGACCCGAACAAAATTAATCCTCTG GTACCTGTAGACCTTGTTATTGACCATTCAGTACAAGTCGACGTGGCAAGATCAGCAAATGCTGCTCAGGCAAATATGGAGCTTGAGTTCTATCGTAACAAGGAACGGTTTGGGTTCTTGAAATGGGGGTCCTCTGCATTCCGCAACATGCTTGTTGTTCCACCTGGATCTGGCATTGTTCACCAG GTGAATCTTGAATATCTGGCAAGGGTTGTGTTTAATAATGGTGGGATCCTTTACCCTGACAGCGTCGTAGGCACTGACTCCCACACAACTATGATAGATGGTCTTGGAGTTGCTGGGTGGGGAGTTGGTGGTATAGAGGCGGAAGCTGCAATGCTTGGCCAG CCAATGAGCATGGTCTTGCCAGGGGTTGTTGGCTTCAAGTTATCAGGCAAGCTGAGGAATGGAGTTACAGCCACTGACTTGGTTCTAACAGTAACCCAAATGCTTCGGAAACATGGTGTTGTCGGGAAATTTGTTGAGTTCTATG GGCAAGGCATGAGTGAATTGTCACTTGCTGATCGGGCGACCATCGCAAATATGTCTCCCGAATATGGCGCAACTATGGGTTTCTTCCCAGTTGATGGAAAGACGCTGGACTATTTGAAGCTTACTGGCCGAAGTGATGATACA GTGGCCATGGTTGAGTCCTACCTGCGTGCGAATAAGATGTTCGTTGATCACAGCCAG GCTGAAGCTGAAAGAGTATATTCTTCTTATCTAGAACTGAACCTGGAAGAGGTAGAACCATGTCTATCGGGACCAAAACG GCCTCACGATCGAGTGACATTGAAGAATATGAAGTCTGACTGGCTTTCTTGCTTGGATAGCGATGTAGGATTCAAG GGTTTTGCTGTCCCCAAAGAGTCACAAGGCAAAGTTGCAGAATTTTTGTTCCACGGGACTCCTGCAAAGATAAAGCATGGTGATGTTGTAATTGCAGCAATAACCAGTTGCACAAACACATCAAATCCTAATGTAATGCTGGGAGCTGCTTTGGTTGCCAAGAAGGCTTGTGAGTTAGGCCTGGAG GTAAAGCCATGGATTAAGACGAGCCTTGCACCTGGTTCTGGTGTTGTGAAGCAGTACTTGGATAAGAG CGGGTTGCAGAAATATCTTGACCAGCTTGGCTTCAATATTGTTGGCTATGGTTGCACAACCTGCATTGGAAATTCCGGGGAGCTTGATGAATCCGTATCTGCTGCAATTACTGAGAATG ATATTGTTTCTGCTGCTGTATTGTCCGGAAACAGGAATTTTGAAGGACGTGTGCATCCCTTAACTAGAGCAAATTACCTTGCTTCCCCTCCATTAGTTGTTGCTTATGCCTTGGCTGGCACG GTTAATATTGATTTTGAGAAAGAACCTATTGGAATCTCGAAAGATGGGAAAGAGGTTTACTTCCGGGATGTTTGGCCATCAACAGAAGAGATAGCCGAG GTTGTCAAGTCAAGTGTGCTTCCTGACATGTTCAAGAGCACATATGAGTCCATCACCCAAGGAAATCCTATGTGGAATGAGCTGCCAGTCTCAACAAGCACTCTCTATCCCTGGGATCCATCATCTACATACATCCATGAGCCTCCTTACTTCAAGGATATGACAATGACTCCTCCTGGCCCGCGACCAGTGAAGGATGCATATTGCCTTCTGAACTTTGGTGACAGTATCACAACTGACCACATCTCGCCTGCCGGAAACATTCACCCAGACAGCGCAGCTGCAACATATCTGAAGGAGCGTGGTGTTGAAAGGAAGGACTTCAACTCATATGGTAGCCGAAGAGGAAATGATGAGATCATGGCTAGGGGAACCTTTGCCAACATTCGTCTCGTGAATAAGTTCTTGAAGGGTGAGGTTGGACCCAAGACAATCCATGTTCCATCTGGGGATAAGCTTTCAGTTTTTGATGCTGCTATG AAATACAAGAATGAAGGGCATGATACTATTATCCTGGCTGGTGCCGAGTACGGGAGTGGTAGCTCTCGGGATTGGGCTGCAAAGGGCCCAATGCTTCAG GGAGTGAAGGCTGTGATAGCAAAGAGCTTTGAGAGGATTCACCGCAGCAATCTTGCTGGCATGGGAATCATCCCTCTATGCTTCAAAGCAGGGGAGGATGCAGACACCCTGGGCCTAACCGGCCATGAGCGCTACACGGTCCACCTTCCAACCAATGTGAGTGAGATAAAGCCTGGCCAAGATGTTACCGTGACAACTGATAATGGGAAGTCGTTCACTTGCACACTCAGATTCGACACTGAG GTGGAGCTTGCTTACTACGACCATGGTGGCATTCTACCATATGTCATCAGAAAGATTGCGGAACAGTAG
- the LOC103639550 gene encoding receptor kinase-like protein Xa21 — translation MATPSDPEYNKHHALSAKKHIISITMMMLIFHMLAFSLICLAKNAAHGDASAHALHSSDELALMSFKSLVGSDHTRALASWGNMSIPMCRWRGVACGLRGHRRGHVVALDLPELNLLGTITPALGNLTYLRRLDLSSNGFHGILPPELGNIHDLETLQLHHNSISGQIPPSLSNCSHLIEIMLDDNSLHGGVPSEIGSLQYLQLLSLGGKRLTGRIPSTIAGLVNLKELVLRFNSMTGEIPREIGSLANLNLLDLGANHFSGTIPSSLGNLSALTVLYAFQNSFQGSILPLQRLSSLSVLEFGANKLQGTIPSWLGNLSSLVLLDLEENALVGQIPESLGNLELLQYLSVPGNNLSGSIPSSLGNLYSLTLLEMSYNELEGPLPPLLFNNLSSLWGLDIEYNNLNGTLPPNIGSSLPNLNYFHVSDNELQGVLPRSLCNASMLQSIMTVENFLSGTIPGCLGAQQTSLSEVSIAANQFEATNDADWSFVASLTNCSNLTVLDVSSNNLHGVLPNSIGNLSTQMAYLSTAYNNITGTITEGIGNLINLQALYMPHNILIGSIPASLGNLNKLSQLYLYNNALCGPLPVTLGNLTQLTRLLLGTNGISGPIPSSLSHCPLETLDLSHNNLSGPAPKELFSISTLSSFVNISHNSLSGSLPSQVGSLENLDGLDLSYNMISGEIPPSIGGCQSLEFLNLSGNNLQATIPPSLGNLKGIARLDLSHNNLSGTIPETLAGLNGLSVLNLAFNKLQGGVPSDGVFLNVAVILITGNDGLCGGIPQLGLPPCPTQTTKKPHHRKLVIMTVSICSALACVTLVFALLALQQRSRHRTKSHLQKSGLSEQYVRVSYAELVNATNGFAPENLVGAGSFGSVYKATMRSNDQQIVVAVKVLNLMQRGASQSFVAECETLRCARHRNLVKILTICSSIDFQGHDFKALVYEFLPNGNLDQWLHRHITEDDEQKTLDLNARLNVGIDVASSLDYLHQHKPTPIIHCDLKPSNVLLDSSMVARVGDFGLARFLHQDVGTSSGWASMRGSIGYAAPEYGLGNEVSTHGDVYSYGILLLEMFTGKRPTDNEFGGAMGLRNYVLMALSGRVSTIMDQQLRVETEVGEPATTNSKLRMLCITSILQVGISCSEEIPTDRMSIGDALKELQGIRDKFKKLLCSEEESSSH, via the exons ATGGCAACTCCATCCGATCCAGAATATAATAAGCACCATGCATTGTCTGCAAAGAAACATATAATCAGCATCACTATGATGATGCTCATCTTCCACATGCTCGCCTTCTCCCTAATTTGCCTCGCCAAAAACGCAGCCCATGGAGATGCATCAGCACACGCCCTCCACTCCTCCGACGAGCTCGCGCTCATGTCGTTCAAGTCCCTCGTGGGGAGCGACCATACGAGAGCCCTAGCCTCGTGGGGCAACATGTCCATTCCCATGTGCCGGTGGCGCGGCGTGGCGTGCGGCTTGAGGGGACATCGCCGGGGCCATGTGGTGGCACTGGACCTCCCCGAGCTCAACTTGCTTGGCACCATCACCCCCGCGCTAGGAAACCTCACTTACCTGAGGCGGCTCGACCTTTCATCTAATGGCTTCCATGGAATCCTGCCTCCGGAGCTCGGTAACATCCATGACCTAGAGACTCTACAGCTTCACCACAACTCCATATCTGGCCAGATCCCACCGTCGCTTTCAAACTGTAGCCACCTGATAGAGATCATGCTCGACGACAACAGTTTGCATGGGGGAGTACCCAGCGAGATAGGCTCCCTGCAATACCTGCAGCTACTCAGTCTCGGGGGAAAAAGACTGACGGGGAGAATCCCTTCCACTATAGCAGGCCTTGTAAATCTGAAGGAACTAGTCCTGCGATTTAACAGCATGACCGGAGAAATCCCAAGAGAGATAGGCAGCCTTGCCAACCTCAACTTGCTGGACCTAGGTGCAAATCACTTCTCAGGGACGATCCCCAGCTCACTAGGAAACCTGTCAGCGTTGACGGTTCTTTACGCCTTCCAAAACAGTTTTCAAGGAAGCATTCTACCACTGCAACGCCTCTCGTCGCTTAGTGTGCTTGAATTCGGGGCAAACAAACTCCAAGGGACCATCCCTTCTTGGTTAGGCAACCTCTCTTCATTAGTACTCCTAGATCTCGAAGAAAATGCTCTAGTTGGTCAGATCCCAGAATCGTTAGGAAACCTTGAGCTGCTACAATACCTTTCTGTGCCAGGAAATAATCTCTCAGGTTCCATACCCAGTTCGCTTGGCAACCTCTACTCCCTCACTCTACTCGAAATGTCGTACAATGAACTAGAAGGCCCCTTGCCCCCTCTATTGTTCAACAATCTTTCCTCTCTCTGGGGTCTGGATATAGAATACAACAACCTGAATGGGACTCTTCCACCTAACATTGGAAGCAGCCTTCCGAATCTGAACTATTTCCATGTGTCAGACAATGAACTCCAAGGCGTGCTCCCGCGGTCCCTTTGCAACGCCTCCATGCTTCAGTCTATTATGACAGTAGAAAACTTCCTGTCGGGGACAATTCCAGGATGCTTAGGAGCTCAGCAGACGAGCCTGTCTGAAGTGTCAATCGCAGCAAACCAGTTTGAAGCAACAAATGACGCTGATTGGAGCTTCGTGGCTAGTCTGACCAACTGTAGCAACTTGACCGTGTTAGATGTCAGTTCAAATAATCTCCATGGCGTGCTGCCAAATTCGATCGGTAACCTCTCGACACAGATGGCGTATCTCAGCACCGCATACAACAATATAACTGGAACAATAACAGAAGGGATCGGTAATCTCATCAACCTGCAAGCACTTTACATGCCTCACAACATTCTCATAGGCTCGATTCCAGCATCTCTCGGCAACCTGAATAAGCTGTCTCAATTATATCTGTACAATAATGCTTTGTGTGGACCCTTGCCAGTGACTCTAGGCAATCTTACACAGCTTACTAGACTTCTCCTCGGTACAAATGGTATCAGTGGACCTATACCATCTAGTCTCAGCCATTGCCCTTTAGAAACATTGGATCTTTCTCACAACAATCTTTCTGGCCCGGCACCTAAAGAACTCTTTTCCATATCAACCTTGTCGAGTTTCGTTAACATTTCACACAATTCCTTATCTGGGTCTTTGCCATCACAAGTTGGAAGCCTAGAAAATCTGGACGGGCTTGATTTATCTTATAACATGATATCTGGTGAGATTCCACCCTCCATCGGTGGGTGTCAAAGCCTAGAATTTCTCAATTTGTCAGGAAACAACCTTCAGGCCACGATTCCACCGTCGCTAGGAAATCTGAAGGGCATCGCACGGCTTGATCTTTCTCACAATAATTTGTCGGGGACTATTCCTGAGACCCTTGCCGGACTAAATGGCCTTTCTGTATTGAATCTGGCATTCAATAAACTCCAAGGTGGAGTTCCAAGTGATGGGGTGTTTCTCAATGTAGCAGTGATCTTAATCACCGGGAATGATGGTCTTTGTGGTGGGATTCCTCAACTGGGATTGCCACCTTGCCCCACACAGACCACCAAGAAACCACATCATCGAAAACTTGTCATAATGACAGTCTCCATATGCAGTGCACTTGCCTGTGTCACACTAGTATTTGCATTGCTTGCACTTCAACAAAGGAGCCGCCACAGGACAAAATCACACCTACAAAAGTCGGGCTTGAGCGAGCAATATGTGAGGGTTTCATATGCCGAATTGGTCAATGCGACAAATGGTTTTGCACCCGAGAATCTGGTAGGAGCTGGGAGCTTTGGATCAGTTTACAAAGCAACAATGAGAAGCAACGACCAGCAAATAGTGGTCGCTGTTAAGGTTCTCAACCTAATGCAGCGTGGTGCATCTCAAAGTTTTGTTGCAGAATGCGAGACATTAAGATGTGCTCGGCATCGGAACCTTGTAAAGATATTGACTATCTGTTCAAGCATTGATTTTCAGGGCCATGACTTCAAGGCCCTCGTGTATGAGTTTCTACCAAATGGAAATTTGGACCAATGGCTGCACAGACATATCACTGAAGACGATGAACAGAAGACACTGGATCTGAATGCAAGATTAAATGTTGGAATTGACGTGGCATCCTCACTTGATTACCTCCACCAACATAAGCCAACGCCAATAATCCACTGTGATCTTAAGCCAAGTAATGTTCTCCTGGACAGTTCCATGGTTGCTCGAGTGGGTGATTTTGGGCTTGCAAGGTTTCTACATCAAGATGTAGGCACATCAAGTGGATGGGCATCAATGAGAGGATCCATTGGATATGCAGCTCCAG AGTATGGACTGGGCAATGAAGTATCCACCCACGGTGATGTCTACAGCTATGGCATACTATTGCTAGAAATGTTTACTGGGAAAAGGCCAACCGACAACGAATTTGGTGGAGCCATGGGGCTCCGCAACTATGTTCTAATGGCACTATCAGGCAGAGTGAGTACTATCATGGACCAACAACTACGAGTGGAGACAGAAGTTGGCGAACCAGCCACTACAAACTCCAAGCTGAGAATGTTGTGCATCACTTCGATTCTGCAAGTTGGAATTTCCTGTTCGGAGGAGATACCCACAGATCGCATGTCAATTGGAGATGCCCTGAAAGAGTTGCAAGGAATTAGAGACAAGTTTAAGAAGCTCCTCTGTAGTGAGGAAGAATCATCATCCCACTGA